The following coding sequences lie in one Apium graveolens cultivar Ventura chromosome 3, ASM990537v1, whole genome shotgun sequence genomic window:
- the LOC141712717 gene encoding 14-3-3-like protein D, with the protein MPSTAVPENLNRDQYLYLAKLAEQSERYEEMVTFMEHLVTSTTTTELTIEERNLLSVAYKNVIGSLRAAWRIVSSIEQKEEGRKNDDHVELVKSYRSKVEDELSGVCGGVLKLMDSHLVPSAKESESKVFYLKMKGDYYRYLAEFKIGDERKHAAEETMVAYKAAQDIAAADLPSTHPIRLGLALNFSVFYYEILNASEKACNMAKQAFEEAIAELDTLGEESYKDSTLIMQLLRDNLTLWTSDMQEDTDEA; encoded by the exons ATGCCGTCCACCGCCGTACCGGAAAATCTGAACCGCGACCAATACCTCTACCTAGCCAAACTCGCCGAACAATCCGAACGCTACGAAGAAATGGTGACCTTCATGGAACACCTAGTCACTTCCACCACCACCACCGAACTCACCATCGAAGAGCGTAACCTCCTCTCCGTTGCTTACAAGAACGTCATCGGCTCTCTCCGTGCCGCCTGGCGTATCGTATCCTCTATCGAACAGAAAGAGGAAGGGCGCAAAAATGATGATCATGTTGAGCTAGTTAAAAGTTATAGGAGTAAAGTTGAGGATGAGCTGAGTGGCGTTTGTGGTGGTGTGTTGAAGTTGATGGACTCGCATTTAGTGCCGTCTGCTAAGGAGAGTGAGTCGAAAGTGTTTTATTTGAAGATGAAAGGGGATTATTATAGGTATCTTGCCGAGTTTAAGATTGGTGATGAGAGGAAACACGCCGCTGAGGAGACTATGGTTGCTTACAAGGCTGCTCAG GATATTGCGGCTGCTGATCTCCCTTCGACACACCCTATCAGGCTGGGATTGGCACTCAATTTTTCGGTGTTTTACTATGAGATTCTCAATGCATCAGAAAAAGCATGTAACATGGCAAAACAG GCCTTTGAGGAGGCGATTGCGGAGCTGGATACTTTGGGTGAGGAGTCCTACAAGGACAGCACTCTCATCATGCAACTCTTGAGGGACAATCTCACTCTTTGGACTTCAGATATGCAG